The DNA sequence TGTTCCTGCCGCTGGCGGTGGGCTCACAGCAGGTGGGCGTGGCCCAGGCGTCCACGCGGTTGGACGAGATGTCGCGCTCGCTGGGCAAGGGGCCGCTGGCCACCTTCGGGCGGGTGACTGTGCCGCTGTCGCTTCCGGCGATCGGCGTGGGGGCGCTGCTGGTGGCGCTGGACGCGGGCAAAGAGCTGACGACGACGCTGCTGCTGCAGCCGACCGGCGAGAAATCGCTGGCCACCGCGCTGTGGTCGACGACCAACGGCGAAGTCCTGGACTTCACCGCCGCCGCGCCGTACGGCCTGGTGCTGCTGCTGATCGGGGCGGTCCCCGCAGTGCTGTTGGCGCGATCCACTCTGCGGGCGTAGCCGGGTCGACGCACTGGGGCCCCGTCAGCAGGACCTCTGCGTGGAGAATAAACCAAGCCTTGCCTTACTATGGCCTTGTCTCGCACAATAGGACGCATATCAACCTGGTTTATTCGCCCACCCTGGAGGCCCGTCATGACCGTGAGCATCCCGCTGCCGCAGCGTCCCATCGAAGACCTTCCAGGGCACTGGCTGCTGGCGCGGCTGGGCAAGCGGGTCCTGCGCCCCGGGGGAAGGGAGATGACGGATGCGCTGCTCGCGGCGGCGCGGATCCCGGGTGCGGACGTCGTGGAGCTGGCGCCGGGACTGGGCAGGACGGCCGCGCTGATCCTCGAGGCCGGCCCCCGCAGCTACACCGGCGTCGACGAGGACCCGGATGCCGTGCTGTCCACGCAGGCGAGCATCGGCGGCCGCGGCGCCGTGCGCGAGGCGCCGGCGGCGGAGACCGGGCTCGACGACGCCAGCGCGGACCTGGTGGTGGGTGAGGCGATGCTGACGATGCAGAGTCCCCGTGGCAAGGACGCGATCATCGCCGAGGCGGCCCGGGTCCTCCGCACGGGCGGCCGCTATGCGGTCCACGAGCTGGCTATCGAGCCCGACACCCTCGACGACGAACAGAAGACCGAGATTCGCAAGGCGCTGGCGCGCTCCATCAAGGTCAACGCCCGGCCGCTGACGACGCAGGAGTGGACCGCGCTGTTCGAAAAGCACGGATTCCGCGTCGAATCGGTCCGGCACACGGACATGGCGCTGCTGGAGGCCAAGCGCAACCTCGACGACGAGGGTGTGCGGGGCGTCCTGACGATCGTCGTCAATCTGCTGCGCAATCCGGGCGCGCGCAAACGCGTCCTGGAGATGCGGTCGGTGTTCCGGCGATACCGCGACAACATGTCTGCGATCGCGCTCGTCGCCGTCAAACAGTGAGCAGCGGCGCCGGTGGTGGCGACGGATTCGGTGACGAGGGACATTTCATCGCCGCCGACGGTGCGCCGCCGAATCCGCACGCGCTGCACTGGCCGACGATCCTCGCGTCCGCGGGGGTGGCGGCCGTCGTCGCAGCGCTGATCCTCAGCGTCGGGATCGTCGGCATGCACCGCGACGACTCCGCTGCCGCCGCGCAGCCCGCCGTGGTGCGCGTGGTCGCGGACCCGGGCGCGGGCGTGGTTGCCGGAGAGCCGCCGGCATCCGCCGCGACGCCGGCACCTGCCGCGCAGCCGGAACCGGCGGCGCCGTCGGCGCCCGCCGAAGAACCCGCACCCGCTGCGCCGACGGTCCAGGTCGCCCCGCCTGCCGCCGCGGCACAGCCCTCACCCGCCGCGGCCCGCAGGGCCAGGCGGCGGAGCCTGGGCCGCAGGCCGCGGAGCCGGCGCCGGAACAGCACGAGCCGACCGAGGTCACCGCGTGGGCGCCGCCGTCGCCGCTGCCGCCGGACTTCACGGTGTCCGCCGCCGAGCCGACGCTCGCCGATCTCAACAACCTCGTCTACTTCATCACGGCGACGGCCGCGTCCGACGAGGCCAAGGCCCGCAACATCGAGGCGGGCATGGGCGGGGTGATCGTGCCGAAGACCGTCTACAACCTCGGTCTCTTCCGCGCCCCACGCGGCTGGAGCCGGGTGACCGGGCCGGTGCAGCGCCAGGGCAATCGGATCACCGTGCAGCTGCACAGCTTCTCGGCGGGGATGCCGGGCGTGGACATGCCGATCGCGTTCGTGCGGCAGGGCGGCGTCTGGAAGCTGGCGTCGTCCTCGCTGTGCGCGGGGGTGCGGACGGTGGGCCTGCCGATCTACTGCAACGGCTGAGCGGGCGATGGCAGAGCAGTCTCGGCCGCCGCGACCGCGCGCCGACGGCATGATCCGCACCGAACCCACTTGCAGGGCTGAACCCACAGTCAGGACCACGCCATGATCGAGGCGCACGACCTCACCCGCAGTTTCGGAGTCCGGCGACGTCCGGCGACGCCGCTGGCCGGGGTGTCGCACGTGTTCGGCGACGGCACGCTGACCTACCTGCTGGGCCTCAACGGCACAGGGCAGTCGACGCTGCTGCGGTGCCTGAGCGGGGTGCTCCGCCCCGATGCAGGGACCGCCCGCGTGGACGGGAACGAGCTCGGCCGGGCCGCCGCGCCGGCGCGGCGTCTGGGCATGCACCTGGACGCGGATGCGTTCCACCCCGGCCATTCCGGACGCCGGCACCTGCGTTGGCTCGCCGCGCAGGCGGGGGTGCCCGCGCACGCGGTGGAAGCGCTGCTGCGGCGGACCGGCCTCGAGGCAGTGGCGGAGCGTCCGGTGCGCGGGTACTCGCTGGGCATGCGTCAGCGCCTCGGGATCGCGTCGGCCCTGGTCGGCAACCCGCGCAACGTGATCCTGGACGAGCCGATGAACGGGCTGGACGTCGCGGGAGTCCTCTGGCTGCGGGGCCTGCTGCGCGAGTGGGCCGACGAGGGCAGGTGCGTGATCGTGGCCTCGCACAATCTCGCCGAGGTCGAGGCGACAGCGGACGAGATCCTCATTCTTGAAGGCGGTGGCATCGTGGCGCGGGGAACGGTCGACGAGGTGCGCGAGCCGCACGCCGACCTGGAATCGGCCTTCCTCGCGCACGTTCCGCGCGCGGCCGGTGCGCCCCGCGTGCGGGAGGCGGCGTGAGCGCGGCGATGGTGCTCGCGCGCTCGGTGCGCGCCGAGGGGGTGCGGCTCGGCGGCGGTCGGGGACTGCTGTTGCGCGTGGCCCTTCCACTGGGGCTGGGCCTGCCGGTGGTCGTCACTCTCGCGGTCGCCGTGGTCGCCGAGAAGTTGCACGGCGCCGACAGCCTGCTGCAGGTACGGCAGGTGCCCACGTCGAACTCCGTGTACTGGCTCGTCTACCTGGGCGTGACGGTGTTCGCGGTGGTCGCCGCCTATGCGCAGGGCACCGTGGTACGCGGCCCGGCCGCCGAGGCCGCGCGCCACGGCGCGCCGCGTCCATTCACGGGGATGCTCGGCCGGTGGATCCTCATCGGTGCCGTGTCGGCGTTCGGCATGGTGCTGTGCGCGTTCCTGCTGATGGTGGCGCTGCCCGCGCTGTTCCCCGGGGTGTGCGGACAGGTGGACGCGGCATCGGCCGACGGCGTCCGCCTACTGTGGGCGCTCCCGGTCTACGCGTTCCTCGCCGCCGGGATCGGGGTCGCGGTGGGCGCGCTGGTCCCGTGGCCCGCCGCGGCCGTCGCGGTGCTGACGCTGTGGGCGCTGTTCATCGAGAACGCGGCGGTGATGCTGCCGCGCGGCGGCGACCTGATCGGCTGGATGCCGTTCCTCAACGGCGTCTACGCCTCGGGGCAGGACATCGCGCTGAGCCCGTCGTGGGGGAGGGACGGCGCGCTGGCCTACGTCGCGCTGGTGACTGCCGCGCTGCTGGCGGCCGGCTGGGCCCGGCTGCGGCGCGAGCGTGCGCGGTGACCGCCCTGTTCTGCCAGGCGGACGGGCCGATCGTGGTGCAGCGCACCCTCCCGTAGCCTGAACATGTTGCAGTGCGGGCGCCGCGCACAGTGTGCACGGCGCGATCGCCGACCCCCGTCGTCCCAGGAAGGACCCCCATGACCTCTGCCGTCATCGTCGACGCCGTCCGGACCCCCATCGGCAAACGCAAGGGCGCCTACGCCGAGGTCCATCCGGTGGACCTGTCCGCACACGTGCTGGGCGCGCTCGCCACGCGCACCGGGATCGACCCTGCTCTCGTCGACGATGTGGTGTGGGGGACCGTCATGCAGTATTCGGAGCAGGCGGGGAACGTCGCCCGCAATGCCGTACTGGCGGCCGGGTGGCCCGAGTCGGTGCCCGGCACCACGATCACCCGCGCGTGCGGGTCCAGCCAGCAGGCGCTCAGCTTCGCGGCCGCGACGGTGGCTTCCGGTCAGCAGGACTTCGTCGTGGCCGGCGGTGCGGAGTCGATGACCCGGGTGCCGATGGGCTCGAACACCGGCGGCGACCCCAACCCGCCGAGCGTGCTCGACCGCTTCGGCGTGCAGGGCTTCAACCAGGGCGTGGGCGCCGAAATGGTCGCGGAGAAGTGGGGCTTCGGCCGCGCGCAGCTGGACGAGTACGCGGTGCGTTCGCACGAACTCTCCGCGCAGGCCATCGACGCCGGGGTGTTCGATGCACAGCTGGCGCCGCTCGCCGGCCTCGAACAGGACGAGGGCGTGCGTCGCGGCAGCACCGTCGAGGGCCTGGGCAAGCTGAAGACCGTGTTCAAGGAGGACGGGGTCATCCACGCCGGCAACGCCTCCCAGATCTCCGACGGCGCCGGAGCGCTGCTCGTCGCCACCGAGGAGACGGCCCGCAAGCACGGCATGCGGCCGATCGCGCGCGTGCACACGGTCGCGGTGGCCGCCGACGACCCGGTGATCATGCTGACGGCGCCCATCGCCGCCACGGCGAAGGCGCTGAAGAAGTCGGGCCTGTCCATCGGCGACATCGGCGCTTACGAGGTGAACGAGGCCTTCGCCCCGGTGCCGCTGGCGTGGCTCGCGGAGGCCGGCGCGGACATGGACCGCATGAACCCGCTGGGCGGGGCGATCGCGGTGGGCCACCCGCTGGGCGGCTCCGGTGCCATCCTCATGACTCGCTTGGTGAACCACATGCGCGACAACGGCATCCGCTTCGGGTTGCAGACGATGTGCGAGGCCGGCGGGATGGCCAACGCGACGATCGTCGAGCTCATCGACTGAGGGGCCGACCGCAACGGCGGTCGTGGCATGAGTCGGGGCCTGGTGCACGCACCCGGCCCCGACTCATGCGTGTCGACTACTCTGCCGAGCCGGTGGTGAGCGAGCCGAGCATCTCGCCGGCCTTGTCGGCGAGCGAGCCCATGTCGGTCGAGCCTGCGGCCTTGAGGATGTCGTCGATGGTGCCGAGCGAGCCGAGGACCGCGGCGCTGATGACCTCTCCGATGGAACCCATGTGTTTCTCCGATCGTCCGGTCCGGCGGTGGTGCCGGATCGCCGGAATTCTATCCGTTCCGAATCAAGGAATGTGATCTGCATCAATCATGCAAGTGATGTGCTGGTTGAATACGCAGGTCGACCGTTCAGGTGAACTATCTCACAATAGAGTGCGGGCGGCCGTGACGGCCGCAGCGCGTGCGGCGCCGGTGACCAGCGATCGTGGCACGGCGTGCGTAGTGTCCGTAGGTTCGTCCCGGAAAGAGCTGCGACCATCCGAGCGTGCGGCAGACGGCACGCGGTGAGGAACCACTGTGCACTCCGAATCCCTGCAGATCGATGTCCTCCTGCCGTACTACGGCGATGTCGACTACATGAAGGCCGCGGCCTCGAGCGTGTTGAACCAGTCGCATTCCGCCTGGCGCCTGATCGTGCTGGACGACGGATACCCCAGCGACGAGCCGGCCCGCTGGTTCGCCGAGATCTCCGCCCGGGACGAGCGCGTCGTCTACGAGCGCAATGCGGAGAACCTCGGCGCCAACGGCAACTACCGCAAGGCGTTGGCGATGGCCACCGCCCGCGTCGTGGTGGTCATGGGCGCGGACGACATCATGCTGCCCAACTACTTGGCGCACGTCGCCGAGGCGTTCACCGCTCACCCCGACGCGGACGTGTTCGAATGCGGCGTGCAGGTGGTGGACGAGCACGACCGCGCGATCCGGCCGCTCAGCGACGCGATCAAGGGCCGCGTTGCGCCGCGCCCGGAGTCCCGGACGGTGTACGAGGGCGAAGAGCTCGCGGTGGGGCTCATGCGGGGCAACTGGACCTACTTCCCGTCGCTGGCGTGGAAGTCGGAGACGGTGCAGCGGATCGGCTTCCGTGAGGGGCTCGACGTCGTCCAGGACCTGGCGCTGCTGTGCGACGTCGTCACTGACGGCGGGCGGATGGTCTTCGACCCGCGCCTGGGCTTCCTGTACCGGCGGCATTCGGCGTCGGACTCGTCCGTGCGGGCGCTGGACGGAAGGCGGTTCGACGAGGAGCGTCGCTTCTACGTCGAGCAGGCCGGGCGGTTCGAAGCCCTGGGCTGGCGGCGCGCCGCCCGTGAGGCAAGGGGGCACCTCACGTCCCGCCTGCACGCGCTGGCGCTGGTCCCCAAGGCCGCGCGCACCAAGGAGACCCGCGGCGGGCTGGGTCCGCTGCTGCGTCACGTCGTGCGCTGATCCAGGCCGGGCGCCGACTCGCACCCCCGCCCTCATGACACCGTCACGGCGCGCACGTATGCTTCCCACGGTGTCGTTCGGCCGGTCGACACCACCCCCTTGCGGGGACACGTACGGGCCCGGCCGCTTGTCCTCGGCCCGTCGGCAGACGTGACGCTCGGCGCCAGCCGACGCACCCGCGCGGGGGGACCCGACGGATGGGACGAAGGGAGTCGGCTCGGCCGTGCAGACAGCCTTGCTCGCGATAGTCGGCGCACTCCTTCTGCTGGTGCCCGGTTTCCTCGTCGGACTCGCCGTGCGCCTGCGCTGGACCGTTGCGGCGGCGCTGGCGATTCCGATCACCTTCGGCATGGTGGTGGTGGGCACCATCGTCACCAGCGCGTCGGATCTGCCCTGGAACGCGTGGTCGGCTCTGGTGACGCTCCTGGTGTTCCTGGCGCTCGGCGCGGTCTACAGCGTCGCGCTCGCCCGCCGCGGCTCTGCCGGGCATGCCGCACAGGGCGACTCGGACGACGACGGGCGTGACGACGCGGGCCGGGACGGTGCCGGGTCCGACGGCGCCGGGGCCGATGCGGCCGCCACCGCGGATGCGCCGGCCGGGCGCGCGTGGCTCGCGCCGCCCGCGGGTGTCCCGTGGGCGGGGGTGGCCGCCGCCGTGGTCGGCGTGCTGGTGGGCGCGGGCACGATCTTCGGCATCCTCTTCCGCGGCCTGTCCAAGGTTCCGGACGGCATCGCGAGCCTGTCGAACGTCTGGGACGAGCAGTGGCACGCCAACGTCATCACGTTCATCGACGACACCGGCATTGCGGGGGCCACCGACCTGGGCCGGCTGTTCCAGGTGGAGACCCATGCGGACTTCTACTACCCGGACGCCTGGCATGCGCTCGGCGCCCTGCTGAAGAGCCTCACCGGATCCGACATCCTGCCCGTCATCAACGTCTGGACGATGACGTGCCTGGCGTTGGTGATACCCCTGTCCGCGGCGGCACTGGCCTGGCGGGTCGTGCGCGACCGCTTTTCGCCGGGAGCCGCCGCACTTGCGGCGGGCTGCGCCGGCGCGGTGAGCGGGGTGCTCCCGTCGCTGCCCTACGTGGAGTTCCTCACCACCGCCAACCCCAACGCCGTGGGTGCGGCGATGGCGGGAATGACCGTGGTGCTGGTGATGTCCGTCACCGGGGCGCCGCGTCGGATCCCGCTCGCCGCGCTCGGCCTGATCGGCATCGCGGGCGTGCACCCGTCGGGGGCGGTGTTCTCCGCGCTGCTGCTGGGCCTGTGGTGGGTGTTCGAGGCGTTGTGGCGCCCCCGCCGTGGCCGTCTCCGCGACCTGGCGGCGCTCGCAGGCGTCGCGGTGCTCACCATCGCGGTGATGCTCCCGCAGATCCAGGGCGTGCTCGGCGAGCAGACCTCGATCGAGTCCTACGATTTCAGCCTCGACATCTCGCGGCTGACCGCCGTGCACAATGCCTTCACCCTCACCAACCAGTGGACCGCCCCGTTCCCCACCCCCTGGGTGCTGTTGGCGTTCGCGGTCCTTGCATGCGCGGTGCTGCTGGCCCGCTTCAGCGTGTGGATGACGGTGGCGTGGGCGCTGATGCTGCTCGTGGTGTGCGACGCCATCGAGTCGATCGGCGGCACGGCGTCGGACCTGCTCAGGGTGTTCTCCAACGCCTTCTACACCGATCCGCGCCGGCTGCAGTACGCGGTGGCCCTCCTCGTCGTGGCGCTGGGCGGCGCGGGGATCGCGCTCGCCGTGTGGGGCGTGTATTCGGCACTGCGCCGGTGGGTCCCGGCCCGCCGCGGATCGGCGACGGCGGTGCTGGTGCTGTTGTCCCTCGCCGTCCCGGTGACGTCGGGCGCCGTGGTCTCCACCTACGCCGACCGGATGGGGGCCATGGCCGTGGGCGACCGCTTCGGCCGGATGATCTCCCCGGACGACCGGGAGGCCATGCAGTACCTGGCGACTCTGCCCGACGCGCGGTCGACGACGATCTTCGTCGACCCGGACCAGGGCATGGGGTGGATGTATGCGCTCGAGGGGCTGCATCCGCTGTTCACCCACTTCGCCTTCCCCGACCCGATCGGGCCGCGCACGTGGGCTTTGTGGGACAGGCTCAACACCGCCGGGACCAATCCGCGGGTGGACGCCGCGCTGCAGCAGCTGGACATCAAGTACGTCGTGATGAGCCCGCCCGTGTACTGGCCCTTCCAGACGGTGCCCCGCGGTCTGCTCGACCTGGACCGCACCCCTGGGCTCAAGCGGATCTACGACAATGGTGAGACGAAGATCTACGAGGTGCGCGGCTGGGAGCCGCCGAAGCCCGGCGAGACCCGGTACGGCTGGGCTCCGTTCGCCGACCGCTCCGGCGCCGAGAACTGGGACGCGCCTGCCGAGGTCCTGCCGCCGGGATTCTGACGCGTCGGGGCCGTGGCGCCGTGGCCTGCGCTGACGCGCCGAGGCCGGTCCGCGCGCGACGGTCAGCGCGGGTTCTTGTGGAACAGCCCCCGGTAGGCGCGGCGCAGCAGCGGCGCGGGCAGCAGGCGGAAGGCCGTGCGCGCGGCGAGGTTGACCCGCGACTCGACCGGGCCGGCGAGACCGTAGGCGCGCAGGTTGCGCTGCATCGTCCGCTCGGCCGCGAAGATGCCCGGCGCGCGCCTGCGGCCCAGCATCGCGTCCCCCGCGCGGAAGAGGACCAGGGGCTCGGGGAGGTTGCGCATGCGGGCGCCGGCCGCGAGCATGCGGGCGAACAGGTCGTAGTCCTCCATGTACGGGACGTGCCGGTAGCCGCCGACGTTCCGGGCGAGGTCGCGTCGGTACAGCACCGTCGGATGGTTGAGGGGGCTGTTGCGGCGGGCGTAACGCGCCAGGGCCCGGTGCGGGCCGGGCAGGCTGCGCAGCCCCACCACGTGGTCGGCCTCCTCACCTGCGGGCCCGCCGTCGAACTCGAACACCGCTGAGCCCACGCAGTCGAGCGGGAGGCCGTCGCGCTCGGCCTGTGTGATCGCCTCCACCTGCACCGCGAAGCGTGCCGGGAGGTTGACGTCGTCGGCGTCGGCCTTGGCGATCCATCCGGACCGCGCCGCCTCCAGCCCGGCCTGGTTGCCCGCGGCAGCCCCTTGGTTCTCCTGGAGGACGATCCGGCGCAGCACGGGCGTGCGGCCGGCGAACGCGTCGAGCACCTCGTGGTGGCCGGGGTGCAGCGGGCCGTCCTCGACGACGATGACCTCGGCCGCCGGATAAGTCTGCGCGTACACGCTCTCGAGCGCGCGGCGGAAGTGCGCAGGGTCGGCGCCGGCGTACACCGGCATGACGACGGAGAGCTCGATCGGGTTTCCTGTCATCCTGCGCGCGTGGACCCGTCGGCCGAGTCCATCGCGGTGGCGTCTTCGTCGGCCTGCCGGGCACCGGGGCCTTCCGCACTACCGGCAGCGGACGCCCGCACGGCCGGCTCGATGGCGGCCTCCTGGATGCGGATCTCCGCGCCCTGCAGCGCGATGGCCCGGACAAGGCGCGTATAGCGCAGTTCCTGCTCGCGGAAGCGCAGGTAGGTGCCCACCGTGGTGAAGCCGAACGTCACCACCAGGGCGTAGAGCATGAGGTCGGTGCCGCGGTCCACGCCCATCGCCTGCGCCACCTCGGTGAGGTCGTTGGGGCGGATCACCGTGTAGATCCCGAACAGGCAGAACGCGAGGAACAGCAGTTTGAACAGCGCCGACGACCGGGAGCTGCCGCGGGAGCGCAGGTAGTAGATGAAGAAGATGAGTACCGCGGCGATGAGGACGATCTGGATGATCACTGCAGTTCACCGCCTGATCCTGCTGCGCAGCAGCCCGTCGAAGAGGATATTGACGCCGTTGAGGAGCGATTGCCCCTTGGCCATGGAGTATTCGGTGTAGAGGATCGTCACCGGCTGCTCGGAGACGCGCCAGTCGTGCTCGTCGATCAGCTGCACGAACTCGGAGGCGTGGCTCATGCCGTTCATCGTGATGTCGAGCTGGTCGGCGACGGTCTTGTCGAACACCCGCAGGCCGTTGTGCGCGTCGGTGAGGCCGAGCCTGCGGGTGCGGGGGCTCAGCGCCACCACCGTGCGCAGCACGAACCGCTTGATCAACGGGACACTTGAAGAATCCTGCCCGCCGAAGCGGGTGCCGACGACGATGTCCAGCGGTTCCGAGCGCAGCCGGCCCACCATGGTCTCGACGTCCTCGGTGCGGTGCTGGCCGTCGGCGTCGAAAGTGACGAAGTACCGGGCGCCGGGGCGGCTGCGCGCGAACTCGACGCCCGTCTGGATGGCGGCGCCCTGCCCCAGGTTGACGGGGTGGCGCACCAGGTGCACGCCGGCGGCGAGGATCTCGTCGGCAGAGCCGTCGCGGCTGCCGTCGTCGACGCACACCACATTGGGGAAGGTCCGCTTTGCCGCCTCGGCGACCTCGCGGATCACCGGGGCCTCGTTGTATACGGGGACCACGAGCCAGACATCGGACATGTCCTGCACGGGTGGCCTCTTTCGCGACGATTGCTCGGGTGTCGTGGGGAATACTAGCCGGGGAGTGTGTCCGAAATGTAATCCGGCGCGCGTACCGGAGCGCGGCGGGCCGCGGTGAGTGCCGCGGACAGGTGCACGGCGATGCCGACGAGCGGCCCCACCACCAGCGCGGTCACGGTGGCGGTGGTGATGTCCCACGGCAACGTGAGGACGATGATCGCGGTGCCGGTGGCCGCCCACCAGCCGGCGGCGTACGCGCGGTGCCGGTCCGAGGCGAGGGTGGCGCACCCGGTGAGCATGAGAGCCGCAGTGGTGACCGCGCCGCCGACGAGCGCGGCGAGCGGCCCGCCCGCCATGTCGAAGCCCTCGCCGACGAGCCGGATCAGCGGCGGGCCGATCCACCACGCGAGCGCGGCCCCGACCGCGCCCACCGCCGCGACTGCGCCGAGCGGCAGGGCGAGCGCGCGCAGCAGCGTCGACCTGCGTTCGACGAAGTACACGATGATGGCGCTCTGGAACGACGTCAGCGGCACCAGCAGCGGCGCGCGCGTCACGGTGACGGCGAACAGCAACGACCCCGCGGTGGCACCCAACTCGGAGGATTCGGCGCCGGCCAGGAGCACCGGGAACCCGACGATCAGCACCGAAGTGGCGGCGGAGGCTGCCATGGCCTGCAGCGTGCGGCGCAGGAAACTCCGGGGCGCCTCGTGCACCCGCCGGGCCAGCGTGGTGCGTCCGGACGAGGCTGTCAGCAGCAACAGCCACGACACGGCGCCCGCCACCGTCGCGAAGACGAAGGCGACGATGCCGTAGCCCGCCGCGACCGCCCACACCGCGATGACGAGGCGCAACGCCGCATCGGCGGCCATCCCGCACGCGTACAGCAGCCAGCGGCCCCGGCCCGCCGCGAGGCCCCACAGCGCGGCCTGCACCGCGACTGTCCACACCGACACGGCCAGGACGCCCACGCCGAGCACCTCGTGCCCCTGGAGCACGCGCGACGCCCAGAGCGGGGAGGTGGCCACGATGAGCAGCGCCATGACGAATCCGACGCCGGCGGCGAGCAGCGCCGGACTCGTGGAGCGGCCGGTCGCGGTGCGGCCGCCCGGTGCGGCCCCCGCGAGAGCCGCCTCCTCGGCACTCACCGCGCGGGTGGATTCCTGCATGAGGCCGTTGGCGATCCCGACGAAGGTGAAGAACAGCGCCCAATACACGGTGAAGTCGGCATAACCGGCCGCGCCGAGCTGCCGTCCGGCCAGCAGCATGACCACGTAGCCGGCGGCCGCGGCGAAGACCGTCGCGGCGAGCACGGCGCCCATGCCGTGACGGGAAAGGGTGCTCGTCGCGATGGCGGGGGTGCCGGTGTCGCCGTCGTCCGGGGCGCCGTCGGCGGAGTGGGGGATGGGCACCGCCGCATTGTGCCAGGCCGCGTGCCCGGCTGTCCGTCCGCACGCCGGAGCGTGGGCGACCGCGCCGCGCGAGCCGGGTGCAGTAGCTGCTACCGCCGAGTAGGGTGATGCCGGCGACGTCGGCGGGACGACGGCTCAGGCGATGAGGACGGTGCGGCAACCATGACAGAGGACACGCGGACGCAGGATTCCGGCACGGACGCGCAGGGGCGGTACGGCCCGTACGAATCGATGACCGTCGAACGCGCCGGACACGTCGCCGAGGTGACGCTGACCGGCCCCGGCCGCGGCAACGCGATGGGCCCGGCCTTCTGGGCGGAATGCCCACGCGTGTTCGCCGCGCTCGATGCCGACCCGGAGGTCCGCGCCGTCGTGCTCACCGGCTCGGGGAAACACTTCACCTACGGGCTGGACCTGCCCGCGGTCGCGCCCTCGCTCGGCCCGGTGCTCGCGCCCGGCGCGCAGGCGAAGGAGCGCACCGATTTCCACGACCTGATCCTGGCCATGCAGGAGGCCGCGAGCGCCGTGGAGCGTTGCCGCAAGCCCGTCGTCGCCGCCGTCGCGGGCTGGTGCATCGGCGGTGGCGTGGACGTGATCACCGCGGCCGACTTCCGCTACGCGTCCGCCGATGCCCGGTTCTCCATCCGCGAGGTCAAGGTGGGGATGGTCGCGGACATGGGCACCCTCGCGCGCATCGCGGGGATCGTCGGCGAGGGCCACACCCGCGAGCTGGCGTTGACGGGCCGGGACATCGACGCGGCGCGTGCCGAGCGGATCGGCCTGGTCAACGACGTGTACGAGGACCGGGACGCGCTGTTGGCCGCGGCACGTACGGCGGCACAAGAGATCGCGGCCAACCCACCGCTGGTGGTGCACGGCGTCAAAGCGGTTCTCGGCCACACCCGCAGCGCCCAGATCGACGCGAGCCTGCGGTACGTCGCGGCCTGGAATGCGGCGTTCCTGCCGTCGAAGGACATCGGCGAGGCGATGGCGGCGGTCTTCGAGAAGCGCACGCCCGAGTTCCACGGGCACTGACCGGCCGATCCCACGGGGCCGGACGGGGCCGGGTTGCGCGCGCCACGGTGTCCGGCGGAAACTTGTAGCCTGCATA is a window from the Tomitella gaofuii genome containing:
- a CDS encoding glycosyltransferase, yielding MTGNPIELSVVMPVYAGADPAHFRRALESVYAQTYPAAEVIVVEDGPLHPGHHEVLDAFAGRTPVLRRIVLQENQGAAAGNQAGLEAARSGWIAKADADDVNLPARFAVQVEAITQAERDGLPLDCVGSAVFEFDGGPAGEEADHVVGLRSLPGPHRALARYARRNSPLNHPTVLYRRDLARNVGGYRHVPYMEDYDLFARMLAAGARMRNLPEPLVLFRAGDAMLGRRRAPGIFAAERTMQRNLRAYGLAGPVESRVNLAARTAFRLLPAPLLRRAYRGLFHKNPR
- a CDS encoding DUF6541 family protein; translated protein: MQTALLAIVGALLLLVPGFLVGLAVRLRWTVAAALAIPITFGMVVVGTIVTSASDLPWNAWSALVTLLVFLALGAVYSVALARRGSAGHAAQGDSDDDGRDDAGRDGAGSDGAGADAAATADAPAGRAWLAPPAGVPWAGVAAAVVGVLVGAGTIFGILFRGLSKVPDGIASLSNVWDEQWHANVITFIDDTGIAGATDLGRLFQVETHADFYYPDAWHALGALLKSLTGSDILPVINVWTMTCLALVIPLSAAALAWRVVRDRFSPGAAALAAGCAGAVSGVLPSLPYVEFLTTANPNAVGAAMAGMTVVLVMSVTGAPRRIPLAALGLIGIAGVHPSGAVFSALLLGLWWVFEALWRPRRGRLRDLAALAGVAVLTIAVMLPQIQGVLGEQTSIESYDFSLDISRLTAVHNAFTLTNQWTAPFPTPWVLLAFAVLACAVLLARFSVWMTVAWALMLLVVCDAIESIGGTASDLLRVFSNAFYTDPRRLQYAVALLVVALGGAGIALAVWGVYSALRRWVPARRGSATAVLVLLSLAVPVTSGAVVSTYADRMGAMAVGDRFGRMISPDDREAMQYLATLPDARSTTIFVDPDQGMGWMYALEGLHPLFTHFAFPDPIGPRTWALWDRLNTAGTNPRVDAALQQLDIKYVVMSPPVYWPFQTVPRGLLDLDRTPGLKRIYDNGETKIYEVRGWEPPKPGETRYGWAPFADRSGAENWDAPAEVLPPGF
- a CDS encoding ABC transporter ATP-binding protein; translated protein: MIEAHDLTRSFGVRRRPATPLAGVSHVFGDGTLTYLLGLNGTGQSTLLRCLSGVLRPDAGTARVDGNELGRAAAPARRLGMHLDADAFHPGHSGRRHLRWLAAQAGVPAHAVEALLRRTGLEAVAERPVRGYSLGMRQRLGIASALVGNPRNVILDEPMNGLDVAGVLWLRGLLREWADEGRCVIVASHNLAEVEATADEILILEGGGIVARGTVDEVREPHADLESAFLAHVPRAAGAPRVREAA
- a CDS encoding thiolase family protein; translation: MTSAVIVDAVRTPIGKRKGAYAEVHPVDLSAHVLGALATRTGIDPALVDDVVWGTVMQYSEQAGNVARNAVLAAGWPESVPGTTITRACGSSQQALSFAAATVASGQQDFVVAGGAESMTRVPMGSNTGGDPNPPSVLDRFGVQGFNQGVGAEMVAEKWGFGRAQLDEYAVRSHELSAQAIDAGVFDAQLAPLAGLEQDEGVRRGSTVEGLGKLKTVFKEDGVIHAGNASQISDGAGALLVATEETARKHGMRPIARVHTVAVAADDPVIMLTAPIAATAKALKKSGLSIGDIGAYEVNEAFAPVPLAWLAEAGADMDRMNPLGGAIAVGHPLGGSGAILMTRLVNHMRDNGIRFGLQTMCEAGGMANATIVELID
- a CDS encoding glycosyltransferase family 2 protein, which produces MHSESLQIDVLLPYYGDVDYMKAAASSVLNQSHSAWRLIVLDDGYPSDEPARWFAEISARDERVVYERNAENLGANGNYRKALAMATARVVVVMGADDIMLPNYLAHVAEAFTAHPDADVFECGVQVVDEHDRAIRPLSDAIKGRVAPRPESRTVYEGEELAVGLMRGNWTYFPSLAWKSETVQRIGFREGLDVVQDLALLCDVVTDGGRMVFDPRLGFLYRRHSASDSSVRALDGRRFDEERRFYVEQAGRFEALGWRRAAREARGHLTSRLHALALVPKAARTKETRGGLGPLLRHVVR
- a CDS encoding class I SAM-dependent methyltransferase, which translates into the protein MTVSIPLPQRPIEDLPGHWLLARLGKRVLRPGGREMTDALLAAARIPGADVVELAPGLGRTAALILEAGPRSYTGVDEDPDAVLSTQASIGGRGAVREAPAAETGLDDASADLVVGEAMLTMQSPRGKDAIIAEAARVLRTGGRYAVHELAIEPDTLDDEQKTEIRKALARSIKVNARPLTTQEWTALFEKHGFRVESVRHTDMALLEAKRNLDDEGVRGVLTIVVNLLRNPGARKRVLEMRSVFRRYRDNMSAIALVAVKQ